The following DNA comes from Terriglobia bacterium.
CACTGTTCCGCTCAGCTTTTTACAGATGGCCGACGAGATCGTGGTGGTGGATGCGCCGCCAGAGAACTGCATGGGCGCCGCCGCGGACGGAAAGCGGAGGCTCACGCAGCATCAGCTATCCGAATTGCGGGAGATCGCGCTGTGGCTGGCCGCCGACGTGGTCGACAAGCAGCTCGAAAGATATTCCGCGCGGCATGGCATCGAGCAACTTTGGGGAACGCAGGAACGCATTTTGATCTGGCTATCGCCGCGCGCGGATTCAAAACGCATGCTCGACAGCGGAGTTAGAAATCGCGATCGTTTCCGTGGAGAGCTCATCGCCACTCATTTGAATCGGCCCGAATGGTCCCCGGAGCAACGTAAGCGCGTGGAAGACGCCGTGGAACTGGCGCGTGGGGTAGGCGCGGAGATTGTCGAGCTGGACGGCGAAGACCCGGTCGAGACATTATTGCGGTTCGCCCAGCAGCGCGGTATTACTCAGATCTTTGTCGGGCACAAAGGCCGGGACAGTTGGTTAGAGCGGTGCTTCGGCAGCGATCTGGACCGGCTTATTCGCGCGGCGGATGGGATCGATGTGCGCGTGTTTCCGCATTCTTAATGAACTAGCGGGCCCTACTTAAGTTTTCGAGGAACGTCCAAAACTCCTTGTTGCCGCGGTACGGCAGA
Coding sequences within:
- a CDS encoding universal stress protein, whose protein sequence is MAAISERKPTPEQLLQHVQTDEEDQSTARLKIFLGYASGVGKSFRMLDEGRRRSERGQDVVVGAIQPDLPADIAQAIAALEIIPLKRVDGVAVMDMPLILARAPKVCLVDGLAYDNPPGSVHGKRWQDVDQLLKAGISVITSVNLQHIEEKREKVEAITGKHVTDTVPLSFLQMADEIVVVDAPPENCMGAAADGKRRLTQHQLSELREIALWLAADVVDKQLERYSARHGIEQLWGTQERILIWLSPRADSKRMLDSGVRNRDRFRGELIATHLNRPEWSPEQRKRVEDAVELARGVGAEIVELDGEDPVETLLRFAQQRGITQIFVGHKGRDSWLERCFGSDLDRLIRAADGIDVRVFPHS